The Ferviditalea candida genome includes the window ACGTTTGCGGATTTTCCTGCGGAAAGCGCCTTGAGTTCTTTTTGATCAAACGTCACTTCCCAATTCGCGGGTGTGGAGGCGGACAGCTGGATGTTTTTGAGGTCGGCCGATCCTTTGTTGACCACCTTCAGGTCGACATTCCGTGTGCCCCCTGCGGTAATATCCGTACTCAGCACACCGGACGGCGTCGTCAGCTCGATTCCGTATGTGCCGGTGATCACGACCTCCAGTTTCGTATCGGCCGAGCTGGAGGTGGTCGCCGCGTGAATCGGAATATCATACGTGCCCGCTTTCACCTGTGCGGGCGGATGGATGTCGATCGAGATATCCTGCGCGGAATTTTTGTCCACGCTGACTGAAGTCACATTTTTCCCCAGGCTGCTGAATTGCACATCCCACCCTTTGGGGGCGTCGGCGCTAAGCGCATAATCCTGCTTGTCGGCCGTCCGGTTTTTCAAAGAAGACGTGAAACTGAAGGTGGAATCGGAGTGACCCTGCATGTTCGGTTGATTGACGTTCAGCTCCGAATTGTAGGTTCCCTGTTCGGAGACATTGACGTTTAGCTGCAGTGCATAATCTCCCGCAGTGACGCGGAACGGGTAGTCCCCTTTGTTGACGGCCAACGGCACTTCCACATCGAGATCGACGGATTTGCTGTCGTTCGGCTTGACGGCAATTTTATGCACGGCATAACTGCCGTAAGTGAGATGGTTCGTCCAATT containing:
- a CDS encoding NEW3 domain-containing protein, which produces MRLRRMLFGLLLTFGLVAGNLLGGAQIYAAGGISLYTPFTDISVTPGQTVTFSIDVINNSASIQDVPLNVEGIPGNWTNHLTYGSYAVHKIAVKPNDSKSVDLDVEVPLAVNKGDYPFRVTAGDYALQLNVNVSEQGTYNSELNVNQPNMQGHSDSTFSFTSSLKNRTADKQDYALSADAPKGWDVQFSSLGKNVTSVSVDKNSAQDISIDIHPPAQVKAGTYDIPIHAATTSSSADTKLEVVITGTYGIELTTPSGVLSTDITAGGTRNVDLKVVNKGSADLKNIQLSASTPANWEVTFDQKELKALSAGKSANVTATIKADSKAIAGDYQLNFTASTPETSSDAQFRITVQTSMLWGWIGILIIGMVFVGIYYLFRTYGRR